The following are encoded in a window of Chionomys nivalis chromosome X, mChiNiv1.1, whole genome shotgun sequence genomic DNA:
- the Akap14 gene encoding A-kinase anchor protein 14, whose protein sequence is MDNRKRLPPQRGKTVENTSAAKAKKPDAPEPKSATEPKDSKTVADPKKTVTDQKEKKTVTIVTDPKDRKSVSEPKEKKTVTISDPKDKKPETKDKRMVTFVTDVKDKRIVTDTRENKIMSIEMKEKVVVPVVPEAKEKKIVPPVEPKEKVVVPAVPVAPAAPAVPVAPAAPAVPVAPAAPAVPVAPAAPAVPVVPVVPVVPVVPAVLPVPEFKEKIFMPEMRQKKDMSPLLEVKGFKTLRIQEIKDKKAVPEIKEKVPETETKETKVVPEVKEKKPVVEEKKDDGTGEVARTIVEGVLAAAVQFVEEARNPIKNIKWLTHGEFTAEKGRKQIEKFVSTWEFQNRWVYYADFIERKDLIHSFHYIYRVCWSAPTAVRPLARVSANAYFTIKFNKSKPPDMPVDVSYIFENSELLQRPGKIRFREQWLRDITETKHILLESIPFKVV, encoded by the exons ATGGATAACAGAAAAAGACTCCCACCCCAGAGGGGTAAGACTGTGGAGAACACTAGCGCGGCCAAGGCAAAGAAACCGGATGCTCCAGAGCCCAAGAGTGCTACAGAGCCAAAAGACAGCAAGACTGTGGCAGACCCAAAGAAGACTGTAACagatcagaaagagaaaaagactgtGACCATCGTCACAGATCCGAAGGACAGAAAGAGTGTGTCGGagccaaaagaaaagaagactgtGACGATCTCAGATCCCAAGGACAAGAAGCcagagacaaaagacaaaaggATGGTGACATTTGTGACAGATGTAAAAGACAAGAGAATTGTGACAGACACGAGAGAAAACAAGATTATGTCAATAGAGATGAAAGAAAAGGTGGTTGTGCCCGTGGTGCcagaagccaaagaaaagaaaattgtgccACCAGTAGAACCAAAGGAGAAGGTAGTTGTGCCAGCTGTGCCAGTTGCGCCGGCTGCGCCAGCTGTGCCAGTTGCGCCGGCTGCGCCAGCTGTGCCAGTTGCGCCGGCTGCGCCAGCTGTGCCAGTTGCGCCAGCTGCGCCAGCTGTGCCAGTTGTACCAGTCGTACCAGTCGTGCCAGTCGTGCCAGCTGTGCTACCTGTTCCAGAATTTAAAGAGAAGATCTTCATGCCAGagatgagacagaagaaagacatGTCACCTCTGCTTGAGGTAAAGGGATTCAAGACTCTgcgaatacaagagataaaagacaaGAAGGCTGTACCCGAGATAAAAGAGAAGGTACCCgagacagaaacaaaagagacGAAAGTTGTGCCagaagtgaaagagaaaaagCCTGTggtagaggaaaaaaaagacGACGGGACAGGTGAGGTAGCTCGGACTATAGTTGAGGGCGTTCTGGCTGCCGCTGTTCAATTTGTGGAAG AAGCCAGAAACCCCATCAAGAACATTAAGTGGCTCACTCATGGAGAATTCACAGCAGAAAAGGGTCGGAAACAAATTGAGAAGTTTGTTTCG acTTGGGAGTTTCAAAATCGCTGGGTGTACTATGCAGATTTTATAGAGAGGAAAGACTTAATTCACTCCTTCCACTATATCTACCGTGTGTGCTGGAGTGCCCCTACTGCCGTGAGACCCCTAGCAAGAGTCAGCGCTAACGCCTATTTCACCATCAAGTTCAACAAGAGCAAACCTCCG GATATGCCTGTTGATGTCTCCTATATCTTTGAGAATTCAGAACTACTTCAAAG ACCAGGAAAGATCCGATTTCGAGAACAATGGCTGAGAGACATTACTGAGACCAAACATATTTTGTTGGAATCTATTCCTTTCAAAGTTGTCTGA